From the Ciconia boyciana chromosome 24, ASM3463844v1, whole genome shotgun sequence genome, one window contains:
- the STAP2 gene encoding signal-transducing adaptor protein 2 isoform X2, with translation MARPVPPPRRDRPRPRPRPRHSYEGFVEKRGPRDQGYRRVWAGLRGLTLAFYGGPRDSEPLEVLDLGELVAVRAEGGVLVLRLRGQEVTLKAESQEAQEMWRGFILTMAEGRAVPRVPSCFFEVTRLEAERLLERSVGGGNMVLRPGGHGRGVSVTTRQEMNGTVLLKHYKVNRVDQGYVIDVDTPRRCSSLAEVVRYFVESSKGSLQPLHREYSPRLEFVETDGENGEETQGVWEPPPAAPTSQPRGLSVLKPSPSSHRPALQPLGGPRGPPSFGAIPEQQTYMNEQGERDPQSLAPHPAPRRALLPPYDHGMAEELAKKLQLRRALMED, from the exons aTGGCCCGGCCGGTGCCACCGCCCCGGCGGGAccgaccccggccccggccccggccccggcacaGCTACGAGGGCTTCGTGGAGAAGCGGGGGCCGCGGGACCAG GGCTACCGGAGGGTCTGGGCCGGACTGCGGGGGCTCACACTCGCCTTCTACGGGGGGCCCCGGGACTCCGAG cccctggaggTGCTGGACCTGGGCGAGCTGGTGGCCGTGCGGGCCGAGGGTGGGGTCCTCGTCCTCAGGCTGCGGGGACAGGAGGTGACGCTGAAG GCGGAGAGCCAGGAGGCGCAGGAGATGTGGCGGGGATTCATCCTGACCATGGCGGAG ggcagggctgtccccagggtgcccagCTGCTTCTTCGAGGTGACACGCCTGGAGGCCGAGCGGCTGCTGGAGCGGAGCGTGGGTGGAGGGAACATGGTGCTGCGCCCcggggggcacggccggggcgTCTCCGTCACCACGCGCCAGGAGATGAACGG cACCGTGCTGCTGAAGCACTACAAGGTGAACCGCGTGGACCAGGGCTACGTCATTGACGTGGACACACCA CGTCGCTGCTCCTCGCTGGCCGAGGTGGTGCGGTACTTCGTGGAGAGCAGCAagggcagcctgcagcccctgcaccgCGAGTACAGCCCACGGCTCG AGTTCGTGGAGACGGATGGTGAGAACGGGGAGGAGACCCAGGGGGTGTGGGagccccccccagctgcccccacgTCCCAGCCCCGTGGGCTCAGTGTGCTGAAGCCATCCCCGAGCTCCCATCGCCCTGcgctgcagcccctgggggGGCCCAGAGGACCCCCCTCATTTGGGGCCATCCCGGAGCAGCAGACCTACATGAACGAGCAGG GTGAGCGAGACCCCCAGAGCTTGGCACCCCATCCTGCCCCCCGCCGAGCCCTGCTGCCGCCCTACGACCACG GCatggcggaggagcttgccaagaAGCTGCAGCTGCGCCGAGCTCTCATGGAGGACTGA
- the STAP2 gene encoding signal-transducing adaptor protein 2 isoform X1, which yields MARPVPPPRRDRPRPRPRPRHSYEGFVEKRGPRDQGYRRVWAGLRGLTLAFYGGPRDSEPLEVLDLGELVAVRAEGGVLVLRLRGQEVTLKAESQEAQEMWRGFILTMAEMRVPTDLALLPGHIFQLSEALREERDRRATPGSRATPGSPATPSPPEPPLVPSCFFEVTRLEAERLLERSVGGGNMVLRPGGHGRGVSVTTRQEMNGTVLLKHYKVNRVDQGYVIDVDTPRRCSSLAEVVRYFVESSKGSLQPLHREYSPRLEFVETDGENGEETQGVWEPPPAAPTSQPRGLSVLKPSPSSHRPALQPLGGPRGPPSFGAIPEQQTYMNEQGERDPQSLAPHPAPRRALLPPYDHGMAEELAKKLQLRRALMED from the exons aTGGCCCGGCCGGTGCCACCGCCCCGGCGGGAccgaccccggccccggccccggccccggcacaGCTACGAGGGCTTCGTGGAGAAGCGGGGGCCGCGGGACCAG GGCTACCGGAGGGTCTGGGCCGGACTGCGGGGGCTCACACTCGCCTTCTACGGGGGGCCCCGGGACTCCGAG cccctggaggTGCTGGACCTGGGCGAGCTGGTGGCCGTGCGGGCCGAGGGTGGGGTCCTCGTCCTCAGGCTGCGGGGACAGGAGGTGACGCTGAAG GCGGAGAGCCAGGAGGCGCAGGAGATGTGGCGGGGATTCATCCTGACCATGGCGGAG atGAGGGTGCCCACCGACCTGGCGCTGCTGCCCGGCCACATCTTCCAGCTCTCGGAGGCTCTGCGTGAGGAGCGGGACCGCAGGGCCACCCCCGGGTCCCGGGCCACCCCCGGGTCCCccgccacccccagcccccctgagCCACCCCT ggtgcccagCTGCTTCTTCGAGGTGACACGCCTGGAGGCCGAGCGGCTGCTGGAGCGGAGCGTGGGTGGAGGGAACATGGTGCTGCGCCCcggggggcacggccggggcgTCTCCGTCACCACGCGCCAGGAGATGAACGG cACCGTGCTGCTGAAGCACTACAAGGTGAACCGCGTGGACCAGGGCTACGTCATTGACGTGGACACACCA CGTCGCTGCTCCTCGCTGGCCGAGGTGGTGCGGTACTTCGTGGAGAGCAGCAagggcagcctgcagcccctgcaccgCGAGTACAGCCCACGGCTCG AGTTCGTGGAGACGGATGGTGAGAACGGGGAGGAGACCCAGGGGGTGTGGGagccccccccagctgcccccacgTCCCAGCCCCGTGGGCTCAGTGTGCTGAAGCCATCCCCGAGCTCCCATCGCCCTGcgctgcagcccctgggggGGCCCAGAGGACCCCCCTCATTTGGGGCCATCCCGGAGCAGCAGACCTACATGAACGAGCAGG GTGAGCGAGACCCCCAGAGCTTGGCACCCCATCCTGCCCCCCGCCGAGCCCTGCTGCCGCCCTACGACCACG GCatggcggaggagcttgccaagaAGCTGCAGCTGCGCCGAGCTCTCATGGAGGACTGA
- the MPND gene encoding LOW QUALITY PROTEIN: MPN domain-containing protein (The sequence of the model RefSeq protein was modified relative to this genomic sequence to represent the inferred CDS: inserted 1 base in 1 codon) produces MAALAAASPAGDECLEEDEDELEPGLDEAEAEPETGSGAKAAGGTRGAVLTRRGITLRVLLRDGLLEPARGVLSIYYLGKKFVGDLGADGTITWQETGQVFNSPSAWATHCKRLVNPAKKSGCGWASVRYKGQKLDQYKAAWLRKHQPNAPPAEESLASEGEEEEMPEEEEEEATREGRAPVPEPAATKKPEEKSKKQQCKSLAEPAGTGKVAXGVPGDPGLPGSGDGALCFADHGPPGKRLESKPRVPVRYCTLGTRDSARNPQTLVEVTSFAAINKFQPFNVAISSNVLLLLDFHSHLTRSEVVGYLGGRWDTNTQLLTVLRAFPCRTRLGDAEAAGTVEEEICQSLFLRGLSLVGWYHSHPFGPALPSLHDIDAQMDYQLKLQGSGNGFQPCLALICGPYYPGNPGVESKIAPFWVMPPPEQRPNDYGIPMDVEVAYIQDGFLTNDVLQEMTLLVEFYKGAPDLVKFQELWSQDQTYLDKLKGSLASRTPKDQSFTHILEQIYSLLKLSS; encoded by the exons ATGGCAG CGCTGgcggccgcctcccccgccGGGGACGAGTGTCTGGAGGAGGACGAGGACGAGCTGGAGCCGGGGCTGGACGAGGCGGAGGCCGAGCCGGAGACCGGGAGCGGGGCGAAGGCggcggggggcacccggggggcCGTGCTCACCCGCCGTGGCATCACCCTCCGCGTCCTGCTCCGCGACGGGCTCCTCGAGCCGGCCCGCGGCGTCCTTTCCATCTACTACCTG ggcaaGAAGTTCGTGGGGGACCTGGGGGCGGATGGGACCATCACCTGGCAGGAGACGGGGCAGGTCTTCAACTCGCCCAGCGCCTGGGCCACCCACTGCAAGCGCCTGGTGAACCCCGCCAAGAAGTCGGGGTGCGGCTGGGCATCCGTCCGCTACAAGGGCCAGAAGCTGGACCAGTACAAAGCCGCTTGGTTGCGCAAGCACCAGCCCAACGCGCCGCCCGCCGAGGAG agcctggccagcgagggcgaggaggaggagatgcccgaggaggaagaggaggaggcgaCGAGGGAGGGTCGGGCGCCCGTGCCGGAGCCAGCGGCTACCAAAAAACCGGAGGAGaagagcaagaagcagcagtgcAAGAGCCTGGCGGAGCCGGCGGGGACGGGTAAGGTGG CAGGGGTCCCGGGGGACCCTGGGCTGCCCGGCAGCGGTGACGGGGCGTTGTGCTTCGCAGATCACGGCCCCCCGGGGAAAAGGCTGGAGAGCAAACCCCGGGTGCCCGTCCGCTACTGCACCCTGGGCACCCGCGACTCGGCCAG GAACCCCCAGACCCTGGTGGAGGTGACGTCCTTCGCCGCCATCAACAAGTTCCAGCCCTTCAATGTGGCCATTTCCAGCAACGTCCTCCTGCTCCTG GATTTCCACAGCCACCTGACGCGGAGCGAAGTGGTGGGCTACCTGGGCGGGCGGTGGGACACCAACACGCAGC tgctgacGGTGCTGCGAGCCTTCCCGTGCCGGACCCGCCTGGGCGATGCCGAGGCCGCCGGCACCGTGGAGGAGGAG ATCTGCCAGAGCCTGTTCCTGCGGGGGCTGTCGCTGGTGGGCTGGTACCACAGCCACCCCTTcggccccgcgctgccctcCCTGCACGACATCGATGCGCAGATGGATTATCAGCTCAAGCTGCAGGGTAGCGGCAACGgcttccagccctgcctggccctcATCTGCG gaCCCTACTATCCCGGCAACCCCGGCGTGGAGTCCAAAATCGCGCCCTTCTGGGTGATGCCGCCGCCCGAG CAACGGCCCAACGACTACGGCATCCCCATGGACGTGGAGGTGGCCTACATCCAGGACGGCTTCCTCACCAACGATGTCCTGCAGGAGATG acgCTGCTGGTGGAGTTTTACAAGGGAGCCCCTGACCTGGTGAAGTTTCAAGAGCTGTGGAGTCAGGATCAGACCTACCTGGACAAGCTGAAG GGCTCCCTGGCCTCCCGCACCCCCAAAGACCAGAGCTTCACCCACATCCTGGAGCAGATCTACAGCCTCCTCAAGCTCAGCAGCTGA
- the SH3GL1 gene encoding endophilin-A2 isoform X4, translating to MEKKVDLTSKAVTEVLTRTIEYLQPNPASRAKLTMLNTMSKIRGQVKNPGYPQSEGLLGESMIRYGKELGEDSNFGDALLDAGESMKRLAEVKDSLDIEVKQNFIDPLQNLCDKDLKEIQHHLKKLEGRRLDFDYKKKRQGKIPDEELRQAMEKFEESKEVAETSMHNLLETDIEQVSQLSALVDAQLDYHRQAVQILDELAEKLKRRMREASSRPKREYKPKPRETYDFGDTDQSNGGFSCNPTPKVSAASSSFRSDKPSRSSVRSIPPLDQPCCKALYDFEPENDGELGFKEGDIITLTNQIDENWYEGMINGQSGFFPLNYVEVLVPLPQ from the exons atggaaaag AAAGTGGACCTGACCAGCAAGGCGGTTACGGAAGTATTGACCAGAACAATAGAGTACCTCCAGCCAAACCCAG CTTCCAGAGCCAAGCTAACCATGCTCAACACGATGTCGAAGATCCGCGGGCAGGTGAAGAACCCCGGCTACCCGCAGTCGGAagggctgctgggggagagcATGATCCGATACGGCAAGGAGCTGGGCGAGGACTCCAACTTCG GCGATGCGCTTCTTGATGCTGGCGAATCTATGAAGCGGTTGGCTGAAGTGAAGGACTCGCTGGATATTGAAgtcaaacaaaattttattgaTCCCCTCCAGAACCTGTGTGACAAAGACCTGAAAGAGATCCAG CACCATCTCAAGAAGCTGGAAGGCAGACGCTTGGATTTTGACTACAAGAAGAAACGACAGGGCAAAATCCCCGATGAGGAACTTCGACAGGCCATGGAGAAATTTGAAGAGTCCAAGGAAGTAGCGGAGACCAGTATGCATAACCTCCTAGAAACTGAT ATCGAGCAGGTGAGCCAGCTCTCAGCCTTGGTGGACGCCCAGCTGGACTACCATAGGCAGGCAGTGCAGATCCTGGACGAGCTTGCGGAAAAACTCAAACGCAG aatgAGGGAGGCCTCCTCGCGTCCCAAGCGGGAATACAAGCCCAAACCCAGGGAGACATACGACTTTGGAGACACTGACCAATCTAACGGGGGCTTCTCTTGCAATCCTACCCCCAAAGTCTCAG cagcttcctcctctttccGATCCGACAAGCCGTCCCGGTCCTCCGTCAGGAGTATCC cccccctggaccagccctgctgcaaggCTCTCTATGACTTCGAACCCGAAAACGATGGCGAGCTGGGCTTCAAGGAAGGCGACATCATCACCCTGACCAACCAGATCGACGAAAACTGGTACGAGGGCATGATCAACGGCCAGTCGGGCTTCTTCCCCCTCAACTATGTGGAAGTGCTGGTTCCGCTACCTCAGTGA
- the SH3GL1 gene encoding endophilin-A2 isoform X6 → MSVAGLKKQFYKASQLVSEKVGGAEGTKLDDDFKEMEKKVDLTSKAVTEVLTRTIEYLQPNPASRAKLTMLNTMSKIRGQNLCDKDLKEIQHHLKKLEGRRLDFDYKKKRQGKIPDEELRQAMEKFEESKEVAETSMHNLLETDIEQVSQLSALVDAQLDYHRQAVQILDELAEKLKRRMREASSRPKREYKPKPRETYDFGDTDQSNGGFSCNPTPKVSASSSFRSDKPSRSSVRSIPPLDQPCCKALYDFEPENDGELGFKEGDIITLTNQIDENWYEGMINGQSGFFPLNYVEVLVPLPQ, encoded by the exons ctggtcAGCGAGAAGGTTGGAGGAGCTGAAGGGACCAAGCTTGACGATGACTtcaaggaaatggaaaag AAAGTGGACCTGACCAGCAAGGCGGTTACGGAAGTATTGACCAGAACAATAGAGTACCTCCAGCCAAACCCAG CTTCCAGAGCCAAGCTAACCATGCTCAACACGATGTCGAAGATCCGCGGGCAG AACCTGTGTGACAAAGACCTGAAAGAGATCCAG CACCATCTCAAGAAGCTGGAAGGCAGACGCTTGGATTTTGACTACAAGAAGAAACGACAGGGCAAAATCCCCGATGAGGAACTTCGACAGGCCATGGAGAAATTTGAAGAGTCCAAGGAAGTAGCGGAGACCAGTATGCATAACCTCCTAGAAACTGAT ATCGAGCAGGTGAGCCAGCTCTCAGCCTTGGTGGACGCCCAGCTGGACTACCATAGGCAGGCAGTGCAGATCCTGGACGAGCTTGCGGAAAAACTCAAACGCAG aatgAGGGAGGCCTCCTCGCGTCCCAAGCGGGAATACAAGCCCAAACCCAGGGAGACATACGACTTTGGAGACACTGACCAATCTAACGGGGGCTTCTCTTGCAATCCTACCCCCAAAGTCTCAG cttcctcctctttccGATCCGACAAGCCGTCCCGGTCCTCCGTCAGGAGTATCC cccccctggaccagccctgctgcaaggCTCTCTATGACTTCGAACCCGAAAACGATGGCGAGCTGGGCTTCAAGGAAGGCGACATCATCACCCTGACCAACCAGATCGACGAAAACTGGTACGAGGGCATGATCAACGGCCAGTCGGGCTTCTTCCCCCTCAACTATGTGGAAGTGCTGGTTCCGCTACCTCAGTGA
- the SH3GL1 gene encoding endophilin-A2 isoform X5, translated as MSVAGLKKQFYKASQLVSEKVGGAEGTKLDDDFKEMEKKVDLTSKAVTEVLTRTIEYLQPNPASRAKLTMLNTMSKIRGQNLCDKDLKEIQHHLKKLEGRRLDFDYKKKRQGKIPDEELRQAMEKFEESKEVAETSMHNLLETDIEQVSQLSALVDAQLDYHRQAVQILDELAEKLKRRMREASSRPKREYKPKPRETYDFGDTDQSNGGFSCNPTPKVSAASSSFRSDKPSRSSVRSIPPLDQPCCKALYDFEPENDGELGFKEGDIITLTNQIDENWYEGMINGQSGFFPLNYVEVLVPLPQ; from the exons ctggtcAGCGAGAAGGTTGGAGGAGCTGAAGGGACCAAGCTTGACGATGACTtcaaggaaatggaaaag AAAGTGGACCTGACCAGCAAGGCGGTTACGGAAGTATTGACCAGAACAATAGAGTACCTCCAGCCAAACCCAG CTTCCAGAGCCAAGCTAACCATGCTCAACACGATGTCGAAGATCCGCGGGCAG AACCTGTGTGACAAAGACCTGAAAGAGATCCAG CACCATCTCAAGAAGCTGGAAGGCAGACGCTTGGATTTTGACTACAAGAAGAAACGACAGGGCAAAATCCCCGATGAGGAACTTCGACAGGCCATGGAGAAATTTGAAGAGTCCAAGGAAGTAGCGGAGACCAGTATGCATAACCTCCTAGAAACTGAT ATCGAGCAGGTGAGCCAGCTCTCAGCCTTGGTGGACGCCCAGCTGGACTACCATAGGCAGGCAGTGCAGATCCTGGACGAGCTTGCGGAAAAACTCAAACGCAG aatgAGGGAGGCCTCCTCGCGTCCCAAGCGGGAATACAAGCCCAAACCCAGGGAGACATACGACTTTGGAGACACTGACCAATCTAACGGGGGCTTCTCTTGCAATCCTACCCCCAAAGTCTCAG cagcttcctcctctttccGATCCGACAAGCCGTCCCGGTCCTCCGTCAGGAGTATCC cccccctggaccagccctgctgcaaggCTCTCTATGACTTCGAACCCGAAAACGATGGCGAGCTGGGCTTCAAGGAAGGCGACATCATCACCCTGACCAACCAGATCGACGAAAACTGGTACGAGGGCATGATCAACGGCCAGTCGGGCTTCTTCCCCCTCAACTATGTGGAAGTGCTGGTTCCGCTACCTCAGTGA
- the SH3GL1 gene encoding endophilin-A2 isoform X2 → MSVAGLKKQFYKASQLVSEKVGGAEGTKLDDDFKEMEKKVDLTSKAVTEVLTRTIEYLQPNPASRAKLTMLNTMSKIRGQVKNPGYPQSEGLLGESMIRYGKELGEDSNFGDALLDAGESMKRLAEVKDSLDIEVKQNFIDPLQNLCDKDLKEIQHHLKKLEGRRLDFDYKKKRQGKIPDEELRQAMEKFEESKEVAETSMHNLLETDIEQVSQLSALVDAQLDYHRQAVQILDELAEKLKRRMREASSRPKREYKPKPRETYDFGDTDQSNGGFSCNPTPKVSASSSFRSDKPSRSSVRSIPPLDQPCCKALYDFEPENDGELGFKEGDIITLTNQIDENWYEGMINGQSGFFPLNYVEVLVPLPQ, encoded by the exons ctggtcAGCGAGAAGGTTGGAGGAGCTGAAGGGACCAAGCTTGACGATGACTtcaaggaaatggaaaag AAAGTGGACCTGACCAGCAAGGCGGTTACGGAAGTATTGACCAGAACAATAGAGTACCTCCAGCCAAACCCAG CTTCCAGAGCCAAGCTAACCATGCTCAACACGATGTCGAAGATCCGCGGGCAGGTGAAGAACCCCGGCTACCCGCAGTCGGAagggctgctgggggagagcATGATCCGATACGGCAAGGAGCTGGGCGAGGACTCCAACTTCG GCGATGCGCTTCTTGATGCTGGCGAATCTATGAAGCGGTTGGCTGAAGTGAAGGACTCGCTGGATATTGAAgtcaaacaaaattttattgaTCCCCTCCAGAACCTGTGTGACAAAGACCTGAAAGAGATCCAG CACCATCTCAAGAAGCTGGAAGGCAGACGCTTGGATTTTGACTACAAGAAGAAACGACAGGGCAAAATCCCCGATGAGGAACTTCGACAGGCCATGGAGAAATTTGAAGAGTCCAAGGAAGTAGCGGAGACCAGTATGCATAACCTCCTAGAAACTGAT ATCGAGCAGGTGAGCCAGCTCTCAGCCTTGGTGGACGCCCAGCTGGACTACCATAGGCAGGCAGTGCAGATCCTGGACGAGCTTGCGGAAAAACTCAAACGCAG aatgAGGGAGGCCTCCTCGCGTCCCAAGCGGGAATACAAGCCCAAACCCAGGGAGACATACGACTTTGGAGACACTGACCAATCTAACGGGGGCTTCTCTTGCAATCCTACCCCCAAAGTCTCAG cttcctcctctttccGATCCGACAAGCCGTCCCGGTCCTCCGTCAGGAGTATCC cccccctggaccagccctgctgcaaggCTCTCTATGACTTCGAACCCGAAAACGATGGCGAGCTGGGCTTCAAGGAAGGCGACATCATCACCCTGACCAACCAGATCGACGAAAACTGGTACGAGGGCATGATCAACGGCCAGTCGGGCTTCTTCCCCCTCAACTATGTGGAAGTGCTGGTTCCGCTACCTCAGTGA
- the SH3GL1 gene encoding endophilin-A2 isoform X1: protein MSVAGLKKQFYKASQLVSEKVGGAEGTKLDDDFKEMEKKVDLTSKAVTEVLTRTIEYLQPNPASRAKLTMLNTMSKIRGQVKNPGYPQSEGLLGESMIRYGKELGEDSNFGDALLDAGESMKRLAEVKDSLDIEVKQNFIDPLQNLCDKDLKEIQHHLKKLEGRRLDFDYKKKRQGKIPDEELRQAMEKFEESKEVAETSMHNLLETDIEQVSQLSALVDAQLDYHRQAVQILDELAEKLKRRMREASSRPKREYKPKPRETYDFGDTDQSNGGFSCNPTPKVSAASSSFRSDKPSRSSVRSIPPLDQPCCKALYDFEPENDGELGFKEGDIITLTNQIDENWYEGMINGQSGFFPLNYVEVLVPLPQ from the exons ctggtcAGCGAGAAGGTTGGAGGAGCTGAAGGGACCAAGCTTGACGATGACTtcaaggaaatggaaaag AAAGTGGACCTGACCAGCAAGGCGGTTACGGAAGTATTGACCAGAACAATAGAGTACCTCCAGCCAAACCCAG CTTCCAGAGCCAAGCTAACCATGCTCAACACGATGTCGAAGATCCGCGGGCAGGTGAAGAACCCCGGCTACCCGCAGTCGGAagggctgctgggggagagcATGATCCGATACGGCAAGGAGCTGGGCGAGGACTCCAACTTCG GCGATGCGCTTCTTGATGCTGGCGAATCTATGAAGCGGTTGGCTGAAGTGAAGGACTCGCTGGATATTGAAgtcaaacaaaattttattgaTCCCCTCCAGAACCTGTGTGACAAAGACCTGAAAGAGATCCAG CACCATCTCAAGAAGCTGGAAGGCAGACGCTTGGATTTTGACTACAAGAAGAAACGACAGGGCAAAATCCCCGATGAGGAACTTCGACAGGCCATGGAGAAATTTGAAGAGTCCAAGGAAGTAGCGGAGACCAGTATGCATAACCTCCTAGAAACTGAT ATCGAGCAGGTGAGCCAGCTCTCAGCCTTGGTGGACGCCCAGCTGGACTACCATAGGCAGGCAGTGCAGATCCTGGACGAGCTTGCGGAAAAACTCAAACGCAG aatgAGGGAGGCCTCCTCGCGTCCCAAGCGGGAATACAAGCCCAAACCCAGGGAGACATACGACTTTGGAGACACTGACCAATCTAACGGGGGCTTCTCTTGCAATCCTACCCCCAAAGTCTCAG cagcttcctcctctttccGATCCGACAAGCCGTCCCGGTCCTCCGTCAGGAGTATCC cccccctggaccagccctgctgcaaggCTCTCTATGACTTCGAACCCGAAAACGATGGCGAGCTGGGCTTCAAGGAAGGCGACATCATCACCCTGACCAACCAGATCGACGAAAACTGGTACGAGGGCATGATCAACGGCCAGTCGGGCTTCTTCCCCCTCAACTATGTGGAAGTGCTGGTTCCGCTACCTCAGTGA
- the SH3GL1 gene encoding endophilin-A2 isoform X3 has product MSVAGLKKQFYKASQLVSEKVGGAEGTKLDDDFKEMEKKVDLTSKAVTEVLTRTIEYLQPNPASRAKLTMLNTMSKIRGQVKNPGYPQSEGLLGESMIRYGKELGEDSNFGDALLDAGESMKRLAEVKDSLDIEVKQNFIDPLQNLCDKDLKEIQHHLKKLEGRRLDFDYKKKRQGKIPDEELRQAMEKFEESKEVAETSMHNLLETDIEQVSQLSALVDAQLDYHRQAVQILDELAEKLKRRMREASSRPKREYKPKPRETYDFGDTDQSNGGFSCNPTPKVSAPLDQPCCKALYDFEPENDGELGFKEGDIITLTNQIDENWYEGMINGQSGFFPLNYVEVLVPLPQ; this is encoded by the exons ctggtcAGCGAGAAGGTTGGAGGAGCTGAAGGGACCAAGCTTGACGATGACTtcaaggaaatggaaaag AAAGTGGACCTGACCAGCAAGGCGGTTACGGAAGTATTGACCAGAACAATAGAGTACCTCCAGCCAAACCCAG CTTCCAGAGCCAAGCTAACCATGCTCAACACGATGTCGAAGATCCGCGGGCAGGTGAAGAACCCCGGCTACCCGCAGTCGGAagggctgctgggggagagcATGATCCGATACGGCAAGGAGCTGGGCGAGGACTCCAACTTCG GCGATGCGCTTCTTGATGCTGGCGAATCTATGAAGCGGTTGGCTGAAGTGAAGGACTCGCTGGATATTGAAgtcaaacaaaattttattgaTCCCCTCCAGAACCTGTGTGACAAAGACCTGAAAGAGATCCAG CACCATCTCAAGAAGCTGGAAGGCAGACGCTTGGATTTTGACTACAAGAAGAAACGACAGGGCAAAATCCCCGATGAGGAACTTCGACAGGCCATGGAGAAATTTGAAGAGTCCAAGGAAGTAGCGGAGACCAGTATGCATAACCTCCTAGAAACTGAT ATCGAGCAGGTGAGCCAGCTCTCAGCCTTGGTGGACGCCCAGCTGGACTACCATAGGCAGGCAGTGCAGATCCTGGACGAGCTTGCGGAAAAACTCAAACGCAG aatgAGGGAGGCCTCCTCGCGTCCCAAGCGGGAATACAAGCCCAAACCCAGGGAGACATACGACTTTGGAGACACTGACCAATCTAACGGGGGCTTCTCTTGCAATCCTACCCCCAAAGTCTCAG cccccctggaccagccctgctgcaaggCTCTCTATGACTTCGAACCCGAAAACGATGGCGAGCTGGGCTTCAAGGAAGGCGACATCATCACCCTGACCAACCAGATCGACGAAAACTGGTACGAGGGCATGATCAACGGCCAGTCGGGCTTCTTCCCCCTCAACTATGTGGAAGTGCTGGTTCCGCTACCTCAGTGA